Genomic segment of Zingiber officinale cultivar Zhangliang chromosome 11B, Zo_v1.1, whole genome shotgun sequence:
tcttttagcaatttttttggcctacgacaacggtttttaaaaaccgttgtctatttatgtttttttaagactacgacaatggtttttaaatgctacaacaacagtttttgaaaactgttgtctatatgcgcttttttttgggattacgacaacattTTTTAAAAGCGTTTGTCTTAAGTGATGTTGAATACTggtgttttttttccttcgccgttttttccccttcgccaatttttgcctcgctttttttctttccctctccccgaaagtTTTTTTCCGCCGCATTCCACCCTTTTATCTTCTCAATCCgtccctcttttctcttttctcacaatctctcgctCACCGGAGCCGCGTAGGAGCAGCAGCAGTCCACGAGTCCATTAAGGACGCCCTCACCGGCAAGACCTCCTACATGAAATCCACTAACAGTAAGTgtcctctacttcttcctcctacATCTTCTCGTCGAAAACCCTAGATACTCCTGCATCTTCTCGCCGTCTGCGGTACTCTGGGCTCGCCCTCTTCGCATTCCTCCGTATAAAGCCCCTTCTATCGTCTTCTTGCTCCacactcttcttcttcgcctccgCGAAGGCTCCCCGTGCCACAAATCCTGGTCGTCGAACCCTAATCCTCCTCTTATCCCGTTTCTTTCCTGATTCTACCAGACTCTTGGAGGAGCGAGACGTGATAATGGGAAAGAGAGCGGAGGAGCTCGATATCGATAATTTATTGGATGAGATTCCCCATCTTCGTCATCGTGGTGTCTTCGATAGACCCGACGGTGCCGGTTTCCGCATCGCCGATGAGTTGCCGACGTCGGTCCTCCATGGGGATGGCGGTGGGTGTATCTGGTCTGAGGGGGTTCCGAGCTCATTAGCGGAGCGTTCGCTTCCGTTGGAGGAGACCCTCCTGCTCCAAAACCTAGGAGCAGCCTGGTATGCttcttttttttgtgttttttgtGTTTTTGTTTCCATTACATGCCAAAGCGTTTCTTGCCTCAAAATACAATTACAGCTTTGCATTAACTTTCCTCAAAATACAATTACAGCTTTGCATTAACTTTCTTGCTCGTCTACTTCCACCTTCCCTTTCAGTGTATATGACAAAGACTGAACTCAAAAGTGTTGCAATATAATCTCTCGGATTCTTCTCATTTGAGGCCACAACCACCAGATCACAGAAATGGGCTTCTACTTCAATTCTCACACGCTGGCCTCTTTCTTCCTGCTCTTAGCATTCCCAGCCTTCACTTATGGATGGGGAATTGTCGGCCACCAGATTATTTGCCAGATTACCCAGGATCGTTTAAGTGAGTCAGCAGCTGCAGCGGTTAAAGAACTACTCCCTGCCTACGCAGAGAACGACCTAAGCACCCTTTGCTCTTGGGCAAATACAATCAAGTTTCGATACCGTTGGTCGTCGGAACTTCACTACATTGATACCCCTGATGATCTTTGCACTTATAATTACAACAGTTAGTGTTCATGCAATATCGTTCTAGTATTAGCAATGATATGTTGTTGGTTATAATCAGGGGATTGCAAAGATGAAGATGGTGTGAAAGGGAGGTGTGTCTCAGGTGCCATCACTAATTATACTAATCAGCTTCTCACCTATGGAAGCTCTGCCGATGAATCACAATGTAATTAATATATCAAAGATAGTTTCTATGTCCTATGTTATATTGATATCATTTCTACTTAATTCAtttcctctatttttttttacctGTAATCTAGATAATCTCACTGAAGCACTTCTATTCCTTTCTCACTTAATGGGTGACATCCATCAGGTAGAAGAGACTATTTCTTAATTGCTTTCTTCAGTTATTTGCACCAACTGATGTTGATTCGGAATTGTTTAGCCTCTTCATGTAGGATTTACTTTTGATAGAGGAGGAAATACGATCCCAGTGCGTTGGTTTAGAAGGAAATCAGAGCT
This window contains:
- the LOC122034998 gene encoding endonuclease 2-like, giving the protein MGFYFNSHTLASFFLLLAFPAFTYGWGIVGHQIICQITQDRLSESAAAAVKELLPAYAENDLSTLCSWANTIKFRYRWSSELHYIDTPDDLCTYNYNRDCKDEDGVKGRCVSGAITNYTNQLLTYGSSADESQYNLTEALLFLSHLMGDIHQPLHVGFTFDRGGNTIPVRWFRRKSELHQVWDKDIIETAGDRFYDNVVEEFLDALKQNITGEWSDQVMKWEKCSNNKVACPDV